The DNA sequence ATTAATATAACCAATATTTGAGCCTCCTTCAGAACTATCCCCTAACTGGATACCTAACATGCTATCGTAACATTCCGCTTCCATTAATTCTGCTGTTTTTGGGCATGCGTTATTAATATCTGCACAATCATCATAAGTTAGTATTGTATTATTGGTACCATTATCGGTTACGCTGCCCCCACCACAATTTTTTATAGTATTTCCATTGGTGGTAGATTCAAGAACAATATCATATTCTGTTTCATTAGTAATGGTAGAATTATTTCCGGTCACCACAATAGCACGCTCTTCATCTGTATCAATAGGACCTGGAGTTCGGTGAAGAACGATTCTGTGGTTATTTCCGAGAACGTCTATGATATTGTGTGGCCCCATGGCATGTGGAGAAGGAATGATAGTCCACTCTAAGTTCATATTACTTCTTCCTAATCTAAAATCTGACAGCGGTGCATATGAAAAATTCCCACTTGAATTGGTAACATTTCCTCCTGCTGGTAAATTATAATTTGTAGCGCCGCAATCAATAGCGTTAGAGTTGCTTACATTGGCAGGCCCTCCTAAATATAAACGAATACCACCCCTCATTTTTTTTGCTGTACAATTTTCAACAGTAACGCTTCCCGGTATACCGTACATTCTAAAAGCATCTTCACATAGCGAATGTACTTCATCTGTTGGTATTGGATCATTGTCATTTAATGGCAATTTATAATCTGAACGATACGGCAAATCGTATGTATTAGTTTCGTTATACAGTTCGCCTGTTGGACGCACTCTTCCTTCAACCATGGTATTTTTAATAACGGTTTCATCTGCATCACCCTGCATATAAATACCATGCCCAAATGCTCTTTGTTGCAGCTCTACATTATCAATTGTATTGCGTACACCAGTTATCAACAGTCCGCATCGTTTATCCAACCCATACACATTATCCGAACCAATACCGTAAATACTGCCATAACCATATGGGTAAGAACCTCGTACTGTTAACTTAATACCATCTATCAAATTATCTGCACCCGAAACTCTCATGACGGCGGCTCCTCCTAAACCATAGGCTAAATTAGCTCGGTCTTGATTGTAAGCACTAAAATCAGTTATCTCGGTCAAACCATTTTTATAGGTATCTTCTATTACGCCTCCTATAATGGTGTTATTATTACCTGAAACCACCAAATAAGATTCCTTAACACAACCCACAGGCACATTTATATAGGCACCCGTTAACGTAACGGTATTATTTGAACCAGAGAATGTAATGACCCTAGAACCACTAGCTAAATCATCTTCTAGATTATAGTTTCCAGGTGCCAAAGTAATTTCTCTATCACTTAACGTTACTACGGCTCTGAAATCGGCCAAAGTAGTAACTACTACTTGTGAATCGAGTAATATTGCCTTATCTTTAATAGTCATATCCCCCCATATTGCGGCATTCTCATAAGCAGCAACATTATCCGTTGGCACATATGCCGTTATACTTGCTGCAGTTCCATTCCAACCTGCGTCAATGGTTGCTGGTACAGCCCCCTCAACCATTAAGGTTGATATATTTGTGCCTTGAAATGAATTCAATCCAAAGGAAGTCATAGTTGCAGGAATTGTCAATGTAGTCATAGCAGGACATTCCCTGAATGCTTGACTAGGCAATGTAGTTAGCCCCCCAAGGTCTACAGAACTTAGATTATCGCTTTGCCAAAACATTTGAGTACCAAAAGAAGTAATTGTGTTAGGAGGTAAAACTACTGATATAAGACTATCCAGGTTACGGAAGGCTTTATCTCCAAATACTTCTCCATCAAGGAAAACAATAGATGTCAAACTTGTCATCCCGCGAAAACAATTTGCTTGAAATGTTTTATAACCCATTGGGATAATAGCAGTTGTAATACCTCCACCAAAACCTATAAAACTACTTGAAACCCCAGTAACATTATAAGTTGTTGATGTCGCTGAATCTGTGGCAATAATAGGAAATACTACATCTCCAGTTGCGGTTGTCTCCGAAACATATGCATCTAAACCAACTACCGTAAAAGTGTAATCTCCATCTGTAAATTGTGCCGGTGCAAATGCAATAGTAAAAAAAGCTATTAATAATAGTAATGTTTTTTTCATAATGGTTTAGTTTAATTGTTTTCAATAACAACAAATTTATACCTATATAAATCAAACATCTATAACTTATAGTTCATTCTCTATAAAACATCTACGCTTTATAATGTTTTAATCTTTAGAAATTATTTTAGGATTAAAAATAATCTAATTAAAACCAACCTTAACACTTTCTAATTTCTTAGCTTTTTTTAACCCATAGTTTTTTCTTTTTCAAAAATAAGTGAGCTCCCTTTTATGAAGACCTGTTCTATAATTATGATGACCTGTCCATAGTGGCTGCTCTTATAGGTTTGCAAGTAGGACTCACATAATAATCTGTTAATTTGGTCTGTTGTTATACCATCCTAGACTATTTTATTTCTATCTTGCCCGATACTAAAAATAAGAATAGCACATGTTTTACATTTAGCACCTTTACTAATCTTAATAATTCCATATTATCTATTTAAGTTCAAGTTGCATATATTCCCATTTATTATAATATATTATATCATTATTTATAATAAGCATCTCTAAATAAACTAATACATCCTAAGGTCACAATATCAAATGTTAACTCAAAAAAATTCAAAATTTTAATTATTTTTTTCAACCAAACTCGCATAATTATAATAAACCGCGCCTTCTATTTCTCCAGAAGTATTATAAAACCACGTTTGAATGAATGCTGGCCCTTTTGGTAAATTTTTCAATGTAAAAAGTACGCCATCAGCATTTGGATTGGCATCTTTTTTTTCGTCAACATAAACTGTATCACCGTTCCATATTTTAATTCGAGCACTTGCTATGTTAAGAGCAACAGGAGATTTATTGCTATTAAACACCTTATCAACTGGAGCGGTATTTAATGTTGTTTGATTTTCAATTTCTTTTGGCCATCGACGTAAATCAAATTTATACGTACCTGATTTTTCAATATCAATAGCAATAAAACCACTACCCTCATCGCCTCTTGCAACATTACCTTGGTTCCAAATCACAGAATTATGAAAATCATGGCTATTTAGACGTGTTTCTGGTTCCGAAGGGTTTCCTAATACAACACGGGTATATTCATCAGAACGTTCTTTAACTAAAATCCACCATTTTTCATATTCTTCTTTAAGCTCCTCTATAATAGCAATATACATAGAATTATTAATAACATTATTTTCTTGTTTTTCATCCTTAAGAACATCATAAAGTTCCCAATCAGAACTTTCATCCTTTCTAACTAATCGCCATTTATGAGTTATATTACCCCCTTCCCAAATATCTTTTTTAACAGAAACTTCTTTGAATTTTTCAACATTTTCAGTACGCATATTCACAATGGTAATTGCTCTATTTTTAAATTCATCTGGATCATTTGAAGCATCATTATCTAATAAGAGTTTAAAACTCTGTCCGTGAATTTTTAATTTCTCTGGTCTGTTTGATACATCATATAAACCAAGAACATCCATAAAAGTTGGCAACCAATCAATATGTGCTGTAAGTGGTGTAACATCTCGACCTTTACTTAATCCTCCAAGGTTACCATTTGGCCAACGGACAAAACAAGGGACTCTGGTTCCCCCATCATAAAAAGAACCTTTTCCTCCACGTAAATGAGTGCTTGACCCATTATCTGTTGTAAAAATAAGAATGGTATTTTCTGCAATGCCTTTATCTTCTAAAAACTGTATAAGCCTACCCATATTCTTATCTATATTTTCTACGGTTCCTGTAAAAGCCTTAACACCTTCGCGAGCATCATCTGGCATATAATGAGGACTATGTGCGGTTGCGGTTGGGATATATGCAAAAAACGGTTTGTTTTTCTTAATATTTTCATCCATAAATTCCATAGCTCTATTAAAAAAGAAATTTGTAGTAAATGCACCTTCTATATCATCTTTTTCATCTGTCATTTTCACTATAGAATCATTCACCCATACGCTAGCACTATTATTTGTATTACCCCAATAATCTGGTTGCTGACCTGTTCCACCCCCTTTAGTCCAAGCTACATATTCAAAACCTCTATCTTTAGGACGAAACGGATAATTATCACCTAAATGCCATTTAAAAAACAAACCTGTAGCGTATCCATTTTCTTTAAATATATCTGCCATGGTAATTTCATCTGCTCTTAATTGATATCTTCCAAAAATGGTATGCCAAACCCCGGTTACATCATTAAATCTCCCAGTCATTAGAGCAGCTCTTGTTGGTGAGCAGGTTGGTGACACATGAAAGTCTGTTAGTCGTACACTTTGCTCTGCTAATTTATCAATATTAGGCGTTTGAGGCCCATTTGGGTTGTAATAAGTAAAGGCATTATGACTGATATCATCAGGCATTACAAAAATAACATTAGGTCTGTTTTGTGAACAGACTGTTCCAAAAACTAAAAGGAACAATAAACTTATTTTAAATGTTTTCATGAGTAATTTATTTATTATGAATTTTCATTTTAGCCTTCAACACGGTTACTTTTTTTCTTGTCATTTGAGTTTATATCTTCAAAAACCTCCATTAGATAAATATTTTATATTATTTTAAAACTGGGTTTTCCATAATTTCTTTAACAAGTTCAGGACTTGTTTCCTCAATACCCGTTAGTATATACACAACCATACCCGCATCCGAAGGGTCAAAATCACCTTTTTTAACGCAAGTTTCCATTCTTGAATAAAGCCATTCCCAAGCGCCTGTTTTGTATGCTTTACTATTTTTAGCCTCTGAGGTTTTTATCCAATCAAATTTTTCTTTTGAAGTTTTCAAGCCGTCATAACCTTCTCCTCCATTCTGATCGGCAATATGAATACATTCCAAACTCCCACCTTCTTCTCCTGAAAAAGCAGTTTTAATTTCATTAAAAGTCCATCCTGAATGAATATCCCAAAAGTCTTTCTGTGGTTTATCACTATGGTTGTTGTTCCAACCGGAATGCGAAATAAGCTTTACATATTTACGCTTAGAAACATCGGCACGATTAATAGCTTCCCCTACAACCTGCATAGGGCCAGCAGCAATAATAATTAAAGGATCATCTTCTGAAGATTTATTGATTTCATTACGCATAGCCGTATAAGCCACCTCTGCATTATCAACGGCACAAATAAAGTTTGTATTATTAAAACCGAACCATTCTCCACCTTTTAAAGCACTTTCACGCATATGTTGATAGGAGTTCAATCCAGATTCTGAAGTTGGATGATCTTGATTGCTTCCCCAAATGTGATCGCTATAGGTATAAAGCACTAAATTATCTTGAAGTCCCTTTGCTGCAAGTAAAGCCAAACTTAAAGGTGTTGCAGCCCAATCGTCATGATCGTGTTCATTCCCATCAGAACTAATTGCTATTCGTCCTTTGCCTTGCCAAACCGGTGTTTGAGCAAAAATATTTCCCATATTCAACATGGAAATAATTAATCCGCAAGTAATAATAAACTTTGTGTTTTTCATATCTATTTAATTTGTTTAATGTTATTATTAGTACCTAAATCAGAAATTCCACCAATAGATTTACTGGTTATAGATTGATGGCTGGCATAATAGTAATATCAGCATTAAAATTTTTATCGTTTTCATAAGTTGAAGAATAAGCATAAGCGTAATTCTTAACAACGGTTGTGTTAGGAAAATGCTACCTTTAACGTCCTTTGTAGTTACTGTATAAACTCTTAGCTTTAATACCACATTAATATTACTTTCTTATAACTTAGGAAGCAAGTCTTTAAGAGTTTAGTATAACTTGTGCTTCCAATTTTAAAATCGACAAAACCAGTAATATAAAATTACTAAGCCTTTTTTAAATTACTTTTATTGATTTGTATTTCTTTTAAGGTTTAAATTCTAAGAATATACATTATATAAACTATGATCCAGTAATTGGCAATAAAGCTTTTTTATTTAATTTATCTGCTCAATTAACACCAAACTCCATGGTGTTAATTCTCTTTTTATTGTAACCTCTCCTTTTTTATTAGCCGTATATAATTCTGTCTTTAAGTTTTCTGCATATCGTTTCATTACTTTGATTTGTTCTCGAGTTGGTGGCTCTGGTTTTCCCATAGATTCCCAATATTTATAAATATTGCCACTTTCAGCATCTAAAACTTCTACTTTAACCATGACACCTGGTTTTAAATCTGAGATTGTAAAATCTAACTGACGGCTTTTTCCATTTTCGTATTGATCAATTTTCTTGATACTTGCAGGTACTGCTTTATAGTGATCCTCTGGATAATTATATGCCAACGCCACAATTTTATCATCCCCAGATTTTTTGCTTACAAATAAATAATCGTTTTTATAAAGTTCAATATCTCCTAATTGGTGTAACATACGGTAAGCATGGTAAGACGGTTTAACCAAGCCTTGATAATTTATCATACCAAAACCTCCATGAAAAATACTTTCTCCTCCTCCTTTTTCTTCAAAAATATCAGTAAAGGTCCAAAAAGCCAAAGAATTGGTTAACCCAATACAATCTAAATTAACTTTGACAATATAAGCTGCCGGTGGCAAAAAATCATGCATAGCATCTCTACTATTTGGACTTGTATTCCACTCTGTTAAATGAATTTCTGCATTTGGATATGCACTTTTCTTTATAACTCTATTTAACCACTCTATATCTGTTTTTGTTGAATTCACATTACGTGAAAAATCTTTTCCTTTTCCTGTTGTTGGATTAAATGGATAATCAGTTGGATATGGATGTGTAGACACAAAATCTACTGGAAGATTTTCCTTTTCACAATAAGTCAAGAAATCTTCAATCCAAACGCCCTTCCATTGCAAATCATTGATGTTTTCAGCAGTAAATGTGATAAGATCACCATCTCTACTTTCAACCTCACCATCATAACGCCCGTCAGCTACAAAATTACTACTTGATGGCCCTCCTACTTTTAAACGTTTATCAACAGATCTTACGGCCAAAACAGATTGTTTATACAACTCGAAATACTGTGATTTTGTACCATCAAAAAAACCATAGTGCAAGTTAGGTTCATTCCAAACCTCAAAATACCACGTAAGAACTTCCTCAATTCCATAGCGATCTACACAATGTTGCGCAAACGCTTTTACCAAATTATGCCACTCTCCAAACTTAGATTCATTTGGTGTAATATTTGCTTTCCACCAGAATTGCGTTTTACTATTCTCTGCCGCTAACGGCGTTGGAAAATAGGCTAATTCTACAAATGGTTTGACATTAATATCAAGCATCC is a window from the Pseudalgibacter alginicilyticus genome containing:
- a CDS encoding GH39 family glycosyl hydrolase gives rise to the protein MKKLLIIGAFMLSMFTVFSQEVKVNVSQSGEKFEHFWSKSVGAGRANEGLRAGWLEQLEKVHKECGFEFVRFHGIFHDDMFPIFEKDGKYTYNWQYIDDLFDRMLDINVKPFVELAYFPTPLAAENSKTQFWWKANITPNESKFGEWHNLVKAFAQHCVDRYGIEEVLTWYFEVWNEPNLHYGFFDGTKSQYFELYKQSVLAVRSVDKRLKVGGPSSSNFVADGRYDGEVESRDGDLITFTAENINDLQWKGVWIEDFLTYCEKENLPVDFVSTHPYPTDYPFNPTTGKGKDFSRNVNSTKTDIEWLNRVIKKSAYPNAEIHLTEWNTSPNSRDAMHDFLPPAAYIVKVNLDCIGLTNSLAFWTFTDIFEEKGGGESIFHGGFGMINYQGLVKPSYHAYRMLHQLGDIELYKNDYLFVSKKSGDDKIVALAYNYPEDHYKAVPASIKKIDQYENGKSRQLDFTISDLKPGVMVKVEVLDAESGNIYKYWESMGKPEPPTREQIKVMKRYAENLKTELYTANKKGEVTIKRELTPWSLVLIEQIN
- a CDS encoding sulfatase-like hydrolase/transferase, with product MKTFKISLLFLLVFGTVCSQNRPNVIFVMPDDISHNAFTYYNPNGPQTPNIDKLAEQSVRLTDFHVSPTCSPTRAALMTGRFNDVTGVWHTIFGRYQLRADEITMADIFKENGYATGLFFKWHLGDNYPFRPKDRGFEYVAWTKGGGTGQQPDYWGNTNNSASVWVNDSIVKMTDEKDDIEGAFTTNFFFNRAMEFMDENIKKNKPFFAYIPTATAHSPHYMPDDAREGVKAFTGTVENIDKNMGRLIQFLEDKGIAENTILIFTTDNGSSTHLRGGKGSFYDGGTRVPCFVRWPNGNLGGLSKGRDVTPLTAHIDWLPTFMDVLGLYDVSNRPEKLKIHGQSFKLLLDNDASNDPDEFKNRAITIVNMRTENVEKFKEVSVKKDIWEGGNITHKWRLVRKDESSDWELYDVLKDEKQENNVINNSMYIAIIEELKEEYEKWWILVKERSDEYTRVVLGNPSEPETRLNSHDFHNSVIWNQGNVARGDEGSGFIAIDIEKSGTYKFDLRRWPKEIENQTTLNTAPVDKVFNSNKSPVALNIASARIKIWNGDTVYVDEKKDANPNADGVLFTLKNLPKGPAFIQTWFYNTSGEIEGAVYYNYASLVEKNN
- a CDS encoding carbohydrate-binding protein, yielding MKKTLLLLIAFFTIAFAPAQFTDGDYTFTVVGLDAYVSETTATGDVVFPIIATDSATSTTYNVTGVSSSFIGFGGGITTAIIPMGYKTFQANCFRGMTSLTSIVFLDGEVFGDKAFRNLDSLISVVLPPNTITSFGTQMFWQSDNLSSVDLGGLTTLPSQAFRECPAMTTLTIPATMTSFGLNSFQGTNISTLMVEGAVPATIDAGWNGTAASITAYVPTDNVAAYENAAIWGDMTIKDKAILLDSQVVVTTLADFRAVVTLSDREITLAPGNYNLEDDLASGSRVITFSGSNNTVTLTGAYINVPVGCVKESYLVVSGNNNTIIGGVIEDTYKNGLTEITDFSAYNQDRANLAYGLGGAAVMRVSGADNLIDGIKLTVRGSYPYGYGSIYGIGSDNVYGLDKRCGLLITGVRNTIDNVELQQRAFGHGIYMQGDADETVIKNTMVEGRVRPTGELYNETNTYDLPYRSDYKLPLNDNDPIPTDEVHSLCEDAFRMYGIPGSVTVENCTAKKMRGGIRLYLGGPANVSNSNAIDCGATNYNLPAGGNVTNSSGNFSYAPLSDFRLGRSNMNLEWTIIPSPHAMGPHNIIDVLGNNHRIVLHRTPGPIDTDEERAIVVTGNNSTITNETEYDIVLESTTNGNTIKNCGGGSVTDNGTNNTILTYDDCADINNACPKTAELMEAECYDSMLGIQLGDSSEGGSNIGYINNGDWVKFENIDLTAVQFVNARTAGKYNDCSIEVRLGAVTGTLIASIPVTNSGDWQNWVTDSVYIPNLSEGVNDVYFVFKGTRTGYLFNVNWFSFSSQSLPVNSNALVHDISVFPNPVAKELTVSLVNANLSGDTKIALYNVKGQKVLEVNSKNNTNPTLSLSGVQRGVYVLKISDETKVITKKIVKI